The following proteins are co-located in the Candidatus Zixiibacteriota bacterium genome:
- a CDS encoding GNAT family N-acetyltransferase — MLEIRSYSGYDDCKRLWNAVMPQTSIWDFWDVRECFDRNYNRQRLFIAAEEDGRVRGLLPLSWIEEDQTYGYFPGETWDGKTWIEQNRIYAENESILEALFAGCPGSYHLRYLNSIDTLHEWQMDVDEVGYLFLPPQHDFKIENYYSQFSSKSFRRISQTISDLEAKGAQFRYDNLSDVDVLMSMNLNRFEERSYFHDIRFRESFREMVALLHERGWLRITTVVIDEKPAAVDVGCIFNGAYVLVAGGTDADYPGVAKLINMHHMQWACRQRFEQVDFLCGEFSWKPMFHLSPRPLYALCGTAPIQVSRRAETRKVGYAG; from the coding sequence ATGTTAGAGATACGCTCCTATTCCGGTTACGACGACTGCAAACGCTTGTGGAATGCCGTGATGCCGCAGACATCGATCTGGGACTTCTGGGATGTTCGGGAATGCTTTGACCGGAACTACAACAGGCAACGGCTTTTCATTGCTGCGGAAGAGGATGGACGAGTCAGGGGCCTGCTTCCGCTTAGTTGGATTGAGGAAGATCAGACGTACGGATACTTTCCCGGAGAGACCTGGGACGGGAAGACATGGATTGAGCAGAACAGGATCTATGCGGAGAATGAGAGCATTCTTGAAGCTCTCTTTGCGGGGTGTCCCGGAAGTTATCACCTTCGCTACCTGAATAGCATAGATACGCTGCATGAGTGGCAGATGGATGTCGATGAGGTCGGGTATCTGTTTCTTCCGCCCCAGCACGATTTCAAGATCGAGAACTACTATAGCCAGTTCTCGAGCAAATCGTTCCGGCGGATCAGTCAGACCATCTCCGATCTCGAAGCGAAGGGTGCCCAATTCCGTTACGATAATCTGTCTGATGTCGATGTGCTGATGAGCATGAATCTCAATCGCTTCGAAGAGCGCTCCTACTTTCATGATATCCGCTTCAGGGAGAGCTTCCGGGAGATGGTAGCCCTGCTTCACGAACGAGGCTGGCTGAGGATCACGACTGTAGTAATTGATGAGAAGCCGGCGGCCGTGGATGTCGGTTGCATATTCAATGGTGCCTATGTTCTCGTGGCCGGCGGTACCGATGCCGACTACCCCGGAGTGGCAAAGCTCATCAACATGCATCACATGCAATGGGCCTGCCGGCAGCGCTTTGAGCAAGTTGACTTTCTCTGCGGCGAGTTTTCATGGAAACCGATGTTCCACCTGAGTCCTCGCCCATTGTATGCGCTATGCGGTACTGCTCCGATTCAGGTCAGCAGACGTGCAGAAACGCGAAAGGTAGGTTATGCCGGATAG